In Desulfovibrio sp., the sequence GCGCGCCAAGATAGACATGACCTCTCCCAATGTGGTCATGCGCGACCCCACCCTGTACCGCATCCGTCATGCGGAACACCACCGCACGGGCAACAAGTGGTGCATCTACCCCATGTACGACTACACCCACTGCCTGTCCGATTCCATTGAGGGCATCACCCATTCGCTCTGCACGCTCGAATTCATCAACAACCGTGAGCTGTACGACTGGGTGCTCGAAACCCTGGGCGCGTACCGCCCGCAGCAGATCGAATTTGCGCGTCTCAATGTAACCTACACTGTGCTCTCCAAGCGCAAGCTCATCCAGCTTGTTAAAGAAGGCCACGTGACCGGTTGGGACGATCCCCGCATGCCCACCCTCAGCGGTATGCGCCGTCGTGGTATCCCGCCCGAAGCCCTGCGCGAATTTTGCTCGCGCATCGGTCTTGCCCGCGCCGATTCCACCGTTGAATACTCCATGCTCGAATTCTGCGTGCGCGAGTATCTCAACGACCACACACCGCGTGTGATGGCCGTGCTTGATCCCATCAAGGTGGTTATTGAAAACTACCCCGAAGGGCAGGTGGAAGAGTTTGACATGCCCTACCACCCGGAAGATGCCTCCTACGGCAGCCGCAAGGTTCCCTTCTCGCGCGAGCTGTATATCGAGCGCGACGACTTCCGCCTTGAGCCGCCCAAAAAGTATCACAGGCTTGCCCCCGGCGCAGAAGTACGCCTGCGCTACGCCTATTTCATCACCTGCCGCGAGGCCGTGCTGGACGACGCGGGCAATGTTGTTGAACTGCGCTGCGTGTATGATCCCGAAAGCAAGGGCGGGCAAAGCCCCGATGGCCGCAAGGTTAAGGGTACCATCCACTGGGTTTCGGCGGCGCACGCCATCCCCGCCGAGGTGCGGCTGTACGAACAGCTTTTTGCGGTGGAAAACCCCAATGCCGCAGCCGAAGGCCAGACGTTTCTGGATAACCTCAACCCTGAATCGCTCAAAAAGGTCGAGGCCAAGCTGGAACCGGCCCTGGCGAGCTTCAAGGTTGGCGACAAGATGCAGTTTGAACGCCTTGGCTACTTCTGCAAGGACAAGGACAGCACCGCTACGCTGGCGGTTTTCAGCCGTACCACGACCCTGCGTGACACCTGGGCCAAGCAGGAAAAGAAGGGCGCATAGCGCTTTTTTGAAAAAATTGAGGTTTGAGCGGCATTTTGCCGCATGACGCGCTTGACAGCCGCCTAGGCTGTCGCTATATTCCGCGTCTCTACGGGTCGTTAACTCAGTAGGTAGAGTATCTGCCTTTTAAGCAGAGAGTCGCAGGTTCGATCCCCGCACGACCCACCATATATTTTAAGGGCTTATGACGTTTGTCATAAGCCCTTTTTCTTGGCCTGTGCTCAGTGCCCCGTGCGGAATCAATTGTATGTAAATGAAACGGCCCGTCAGCTCCATGAGCCAACGGGCCGTCTTTGCTAGCAACAAAGATTAATCCCTGTCGTCTTCAGCGCCACGCGGTTTTCTGCCCCATTTGTCTGGGTGCGAATAGCGCTTGCCGCCACCGTTGCCGCCGTTGCCAGCTCCATCACGCTGATTGCGTGCGGGGTAGCCGGGGCGGGGGCCACGGGGCGCGCGTGCGCCAGGGCCAAAGCTTTTACGCTGGTACGAGCCACCGCCCGTGTCCTGCTTGGCGGCAATGCGGGTCCCGGCGATAAACACACCCCGGTTGAGCACGGCCAGCACGTCGTCGGCAAGGTCGCTCTGCACTTCCACCAGGCTGAAGTGCTTCTGAATGCTGATGGCACCGATGCTGCGGCCAGCAATACCGCATTCGCCGGTGATAGCGCCTACCATTTCGCCGGGCGAAACCTTGTGCGCATGGCCCACATTGATGTGCAGGCGCGTCATGGGGGCGTCGTTGCGGCGCGGGCGGCCATCGCGGTCACCTTGGCGGAAGCCGTCGCGGTCGCCCTGACGGAAACCATCACGGCTGGGGCGGCGGGGCGCGTCGGCCAGCGGATCAACCTCGGGC encodes:
- a CDS encoding glutamine--tRNA ligase/YqeY domain fusion protein; this translates as MPAAPQAEESAATGETGKVGMDFIRTRITEDNATGRFGNRVHTRFPPEPNGYLHLGHAKSICLNFGVAKEFGGLCNLRFDDTNPTKEETEYVDSIREDVHWLGGVWDDREFYASDYFEKLYAYAEQLISMGKAYVDDLSAEEIREYRGTLTQPGKESPWRNRSVEENLDLFRRMRAGEFGDGEKVLRAKIDMTSPNVVMRDPTLYRIRHAEHHRTGNKWCIYPMYDYTHCLSDSIEGITHSLCTLEFINNRELYDWVLETLGAYRPQQIEFARLNVTYTVLSKRKLIQLVKEGHVTGWDDPRMPTLSGMRRRGIPPEALREFCSRIGLARADSTVEYSMLEFCVREYLNDHTPRVMAVLDPIKVVIENYPEGQVEEFDMPYHPEDASYGSRKVPFSRELYIERDDFRLEPPKKYHRLAPGAEVRLRYAYFITCREAVLDDAGNVVELRCVYDPESKGGQSPDGRKVKGTIHWVSAAHAIPAEVRLYEQLFAVENPNAAAEGQTFLDNLNPESLKKVEAKLEPALASFKVGDKMQFERLGYFCKDKDSTATLAVFSRTTTLRDTWAKQEKKGA